GCAGAAGCTCGCCCTTGGCCGGGCCCACGCCCACACTGTCGTCACCGCCCACGTCGCCGAGCACACGATCACCGTCGACTTCATCGACGGCGGACGGCGAACCTTCCGCCGGACCACCGACCAACCGGTCCGCAGCTGGAAGGCCCAGAAGCCCCGCAACCCCTCAGTTTCCTAGCCCGAACGACAAGGATCAGGTGAGAGCCAAACGTCAAGCATCAGCTGGGACCAGACACGGGCGTGACGTGCGCCGACACGGAGAACACGGTCTCACCTGATCGTTGACACGTCGCGCGGAACGGCTTCGGCAGACGCTATGTGTCGGCGGTGGTCCGGTAGATCGATGGCTCGTAGCGACCCGGACGGTCTGCCGCAAGTAAGTCGGTCAAGGTGGCGAACGCGGACAACGTGGACGCACCTAGCAGCTCCGACAACCGGCGCACGCTGACGAATGCCGCTCCGTGGGTTCGAGCATCATCGGCGAATCCGTCGACGGCTGGAAGATCAGCCGTGGTCGGCTCGTGCACCGGACGATCGGCTAACTGCACGGCCTTCTTGGTCTCGTATGCGATCTCAGAGATCCCCGTGGCATCGCGGACGATCTGCTCAGCTTCTTCGAGCGACTCGGTCTCGGTCAGACGTGCTGCAGGAGTGAAGTGGGCTGCTCGTTCGGCATCGACAGCCCAGATCGCGGTGGTGGCGTCGGTCATCTCGACGTGGTCGCCGGCGTCACGGACCTCGACTCGTCCTCGTCGCCCGGCAGCTGCGGCGGCGAGCAGCCCGGATGCCTCGGAGGGATGCCACTCGAACACATGCCGGACAGGAGCGATGACCTGTTCGTCGAGATTGGGCCGGGAATGCGCGTCGAGCTGGGCCAGGCGCTCCCCGACGACCGCAGCCGGAAGCTCACCGTCGAGGCCCGCGCCGGCGATGAGCAATCGCGTCGGGATACCGGTCCGGACGCATGCAGCGATCGCGAGCTGGTCGGCAAGCGGACTGCGTAGTCCGGGGTCGTCGCCGTTGGTGAGGGCGTCGCCTCCGACGTCGATGAGGTCGATGTCGTCGAGCTGGAAGAACTCGACGGTGGCCGCGATCTGGCGGGCCATGCCGACCGCTCCCCCACTCGGGTCGAGCAAGAGCAGCCGGGCAGGCAGCTCGGCCGCAAGCCTGGGGAGTGATGAGCCGGCGCCACCGATGGGGGTGGTCATGGCGACCACTTCGAGCACGTGCGGCGCGAGCTGGCGCAGGCCGGTGAAGTCGGCGGCGGACCGCGGACCGGGAAGCGGGTCGACCATGAGTCGATCCCATGAGTAGGTCATGACGATCGGCGGGCCGGACGTGGCCTGGCGGCCGCCGATCGCGGCGCCGGTGATGGCGTCTCCCCCGCCTCCGGCGGCGACAATCAGTGTCCGCACACGGGCGACCCTACGTGAACTCCAGTGAACGCCAGGGGCCTAGAGTGGCAAGTGGCATAGGACAGTTGATGAGTCCAGCGAGGGGCAGATGCCCGAGATCCAGAAGGTGCTCCCGAAGTACCTGCAGATAGCCGGCCACATCCGCGACCAGATCGTCCGCGGCGACCTCAGCCCCGGCGATGAGGTCCCGTCGGAGCGCGAGCTGGCCGCGCGGTGGAGCGTGGCTCGCCCAACCGCGGCCCGCGCCTTGGAGTCACTGCGCGTGCAGGGCCTCGTGGAGTCCCGGCAGGGGTCGGGTACCTACGTCCGGGCGAGTCAGTCCGCGCCGCGGGCCCGTGAGCGGTACGAGCGGGGCCGTGATCTCGGCACCATGTACGGCGCGACGGAGTCGGTCGAGTTCCTGGCGACCGACATCG
This sequence is a window from Pseudonocardia petroleophila. Protein-coding genes within it:
- a CDS encoding DUF1152 domain-containing protein, with protein sequence MRTLIVAAGGGGDAITGAAIGGRQATSGPPIVMTYSWDRLMVDPLPGPRSAADFTGLRQLAPHVLEVVAMTTPIGGAGSSLPRLAAELPARLLLLDPSGGAVGMARQIAATVEFFQLDDIDLIDVGGDALTNGDDPGLRSPLADQLAIAACVRTGIPTRLLIAGAGLDGELPAAVVGERLAQLDAHSRPNLDEQVIAPVRHVFEWHPSEASGLLAAAAAGRRGRVEVRDAGDHVEMTDATTAIWAVDAERAAHFTPAARLTETESLEEAEQIVRDATGISEIAYETKKAVQLADRPVHEPTTADLPAVDGFADDARTHGAAFVSVRRLSELLGASTLSAFATLTDLLAADRPGRYEPSIYRTTADT